The genomic segment ATTATCTGATCCAATTCGATATTCAAGACCTGATTGAATTGTGATTCACTGACCCCGtctctaaaacaaaaaatcacatTGATTAGGAGTGTTTAAGCATGTACAAAACTACCTAAAATCCACCTTAAACACATCCACATGAAACATCTTCATGAGACCTATTCACatgtatgaaaaaataaatctacatCCAAGATTCAATCAAACATTGCAGGAGCGTAAAGCTACAATTATAATGAATGACACTTCCATAAATCTTGTAAAATTCACCGGGCAGCATATCATGCAAATGAAAACCAAGAAATACACAACAAATGAGACAAGATGTGTACGAAACATTATTTCCCAACAAATGCCATTTCCGAAAAAGACTTTGGACATTCAAACAACCTCAACTTCACATCTTCATCTCcactaaaacaaacaaatacatGTCAAATTGTTGAACAATAGTTCCCAAATGAAGATTAACTTGTGCTGACATGAGTATAGGAATGAGTGTCAACTATGACCAGTTAGCTCAAAATTAAAGCATATGTAGCTGCAAATACAAATACAAGTCAGACATAGAATTCATAGAGAACATATGCACAAAGTCCTAAAACATATACATAGCTACCAAAGGACCCAAAGCACAGTCTCCAATGATATTTTCCTCAGAATTTTAccttaaactaataaaatagtACTAGTTTTACCAATGAAAGGAAAAGACAACACATCAGATATGCTTCATTACAGCCAAGTTTAGATAAGTGGCATAATGTATACCTAAATATGATGATCTGATCGGGTTTCCTTTTTCCTGAAGTCACATAAAAGTCTAACAGAAGCTCCCTGTAATGGAAAGGAAATACATATATTACTCAATATCTTTAATTTCACGTGAATgacaatagagaatttctcagCCTCTTTACTTCCAACAGGCTATTGAGGTGGTTAAACCACCTAAAATCCCTATGCCCTCATTGAAATAATACATAACTCCATATAGTTCAATCAAACAGCTTCTAAATAGAAAGGCCCACCTAATTATTCCTTCATCCTCAGTCTCAGACACTCGCTTAAATAATGAATCAATCATCTCAAGCTTTGGGGATTGTGTTCGCACACATGCCCGATAACGAGAAATCAAAGGCCACTGCCTGGAGCTGACTACCTACGGATTCCAACAAAGAATACCAGGATCAGGAGAACGAGTTGAAATGAAATTGTGGAAGCAGTTTTTTTAATAGCATACGTTTAATTTACAGAATTACAATGACCAGCAAAAATGATATTCATTCACAGCAGGAAAccaataaaagcaaaaaagcaGTACCGCAGCAATTGAAGGGACATCAGACTGCCCAGGAGAGCCATGGGACACGTCCATCCCAAGGATAAGCGTGGGAACCTTCGACACAAGAGGTAATGAGGGGGCGTGTTCCACAGCCAACATAGAGTTCAACCCACCAAGCTGCATGGAAGTGAGTAGATATGGTGCACCATCAGATTACCAAACACTAACTACACGTTATACCTCAAAAGTTactaaaaattaagcaaaagagcaatcaaaacaagaagaaagacAAGGGCACACAAAGTCTTGAGAAGACACAAATTAATGTATTAGCTCACCTTTGCATTGATCTTCAGGAGAACATTGGTAATATATTGGTCGTTAACTCTTTGAGGCGCAATGCACTGAGTGACAATTCCATATTCAGCAAGATTTTTGCGCTTCCATGGGCCTTGAAAATCAATGACATCTATTTATCAAGAAGAACTAAGTAGAGCATCATTGCAAATCAAAGACTTGATCTCATAACAAACCATATATATCAGAATTCTTTCTCTCAGGAAGCAAGCACAGTAAGAACTTTGGTTGCCCAGGAAGTCTAGACTGAATTTGCTCAAACATTTTCTCCACTCTAACCACTGGTGGGGCACGTCTTGATTGTGGATTCTCCTCAAATACATCAAAAGGATCTTCTATGGGCTAGATATccggagaaaaaagaaaggatttccGATGAAGTGCAAAATTATGAAGGTTATTAATTAATGCAAAATTATGGAACTTACAATTCCTTTCATCTCTGCACATTTTGTGAGATTTTGTACAAGGTTGCGTATATCACAGCGAGCTGAGAAGTTCACGACAGCCCACTTCTCGATCCTAGATGGCTCCACAAGTTTCTTCAGAAGAATTTTGTAATCTTGTGAGAGAGAGAATTTAGAATCATAATTGGGAGGGAAAGCAAATAATCACCTTGTTATTGAAATTCCAACGTCCATTTCTTGGGAAGAAATCTTCCCCATTGCCAACTTTCAGCTGTAAACAATAAAAGGATAATTTAATAGAGCTCCACCACATTATGGCAACAAACACCATCATGATTATATCCTATGAatacatcaatttaaaaaaaaaaattaaagctacTGTGCAGGGCAAGTCTTTTCATGTTCTACATTCATTGCCCTTTCAAATTGGAAATAtcgaaataaaaatatatatatacctttGGAGCAGGCAGAACACGGCCTTCCACTTGTGTGAAACTAGGGTTGATTGAAATGCCACACGAGCGTAGCATAGGTTCAGCATCATACTTGCTGCTCTTCAGAGCCTGCAAGAAGAATGGTTTAAAGACAGcacatgtgaaaaattcaagaACCGTGCTAGCCATGAGATGAGGGATGACACCTACACTAGACAAAACAGTCATCCTTTCTTGCGGCTTCTGCCGTGATTTCTCCACCAGTGAAGACCTTTGAAGTGTGGACAGTGCTTTGGTATAGCGTTGTAGGGACACCAGGGAACAAagctaaaaaatgaaatataaaattaatgcatGATAAACAAAAGCTCGTTCTTTATGCATTCAAACAGATCAATAAAATATCAACTCACCTCAAGAGGAATATAAGTAGGGCGCTTTGGCTTCCCAACATTAATGCATGGCAGATCACCAGAATATCGTAAATCGATTTTGCGGTGATTGACAAAATAATCATAAACAGTTATTTCAACAGCCTCGATCCCACCATCCCCtccatttttttgtttcaactgAAACCTATAGAAACAAGGGGGAAATCAAGGATATGTGTATCTAAGaacaattttaataatataacagCACCAGAAAAGCATACATTTGTTCTTTACAAGTCTTCTCACTCAACCCAGTTATCTTGTACTCTTGATTGGAAGGACTTGCCTTAACCCTCAGATTTTTGAGCATCCGTTTCGCCTGTTGGCAGAAATAATCAACAGAACTTCAGAAGTgcgaaaaagaagaaaagcagAGAAAGAAGCATGCAGAAACATGGGTTACCTTCGCCCAGTCAAGTGAAAATGGATCTCTCACATTTTGGTTGGCAATTAGAAAATCTACCACAGGACCTGGCTGTATTATCATGGTCGTAGACACATCTGATAAGAGAGTAACATGACAAGtaaggaaaaacaacaaaaggagATGATTTTAGCAAGAAACTCAGACAGCAACAATTGTATGTTCTTTACCAATATTAAGAGACAAGCCTCCCTGAGATGTCCTAAAACTTGAGTGGAAACCTCTGCAGCCAAGAACACCGCCTCCCAAATCCACAAAATTTTTTGGATCATTATGGAAGAAGGATTGGCGCACAAGGAGGCAGCCCCTGCATAGGCCAGCATAAAAGATTTCAAGGATAAAATAGgaccaaaatcaaaagaaaaaatgacaatAATGTGTTTCACTTACTGCTTGGCGGCATGCTGTCGCAATATAATATCCAGAACTCTAAAGGCTTCTTGGGAATTCTCTGATTCCTGACCACGCAAGGCATTTGCAATGGCTTGCATGGGGATTTTTGCAGCAAAACTGATCTCCACTTTGAATGTCTTGGAGTGATAGGGACGGCGCAACCTCTTTCTGTCACCCTCATTTGGACTTCCATGACCATCAGGGCTTGCATTTCCATTATTTCtgtaaacaaaacaagaaagcaCTGATTAAGTGATAGAGCTAAATTGACAGAAAAAGAATGGAGGGAGCAGGCCAGGTTAAACAAAGCAGCAGCATCAGCCTGAATACATAAGAAGAATTTATACAAACCTGTTAGATACTACATCCTCAAGCACAACCGTGAACTCAAGCTTGTTGCGAGGAAGGGGACCAACAGTGAACAAGCTCTTTTCACCGTCATAAGCAAAATCCTTTCCAAACTCGGTATCATAAGTTTCATGCACCCTATCAATCACCTTTCTTCCAACACCCTTACCATCAACAGGGCGGCCATCTTCATAAGCAAGGGAAACCTGAATGTATAACATCAGGTAAGTTGAAATATATGCAGAATAAGATTgagatgaaatctaaaaaatacagGACAGAAATATAGGCCCGTACACAGTAGTGAAAGAAGTATCCCTCAGTATTAGTAACATTGACTTTAAAGTGATTGGTCAATAGAGGCATCTTTTGGCCTTTGGATCCAAGGCCACGCCTGGCTATTGGAACCCGCAGAGGTTTTTTCTTGACTGGCTCAGGTTCAGCTTTAACTGGAACAACATTTGGTGGAACATCAGGAGGGGGAGGTGGGAGGGCTTCCTGTGACCCATTTCCATTTTGTTCATCAGCTGACTCCATATCCTGAAATGAAAACAAGATGAAAccactaataaaaataagactGACAGcgacagcaacagcaacaataCAAGAAAGGGGCAGGCACAAGAATCATAGCCTGTACAAGAAGTTATTTCTAGTCAACAATTTCTGAATTTATAGGAACATAACAACAAAGCAAACCCAAGAACAAAGTTCCAGCAGACATCACGCAACATTGACCGCTGCATTAACAGGCACTAAATGCTGAAATGCAACAGTGAGATGATACAAGTTCGAAACAAAAGCAGGTTAGAACAACTAAAAGCAAAATGGATGATAGAACTGGAAACTTAAAATTTGGTTTGACTGGATGCTAGCTTCATTAGAAACTAGACAGAATCTTGATGACAAGAATAATGAATCTATGTACCAATAAACCTGATGAGATTAAGACAACATGATCATTGTCATGGAAACACCACTAAGTAAGGATGCAGGAATCCAAGTTGAGGGAAACAATTTGGTGAACAAATCATGCAAGGGGCATTGTTGTAGACTCCCAAACCAAACTTGTGTAAGAAGAATCTGGGCATTCAAATCTTATTACATTCCCGAGAAATTGCTTGTGTCCAACTTGACAGCTatcaatgaaattttaaaaagaaaacttagtGGTGATAGGAACAGAAAAGCATACATAAACCCGATaccaaaaaaaaggagaaaattaaaagcaattacAAAGCACAGCGCGTATTAATAAGTCACACACAAAACAGGAAACTATGGCACTACAGAACATCAGGGAGAATCCCTCAAGgtcattgaaagaaaaatgtCATCCATTTAAAGCATTACTACTGCTTAGATTCACAAGCACCAAAGAAAACACCCCAAAGTCCAGGATTAGCATACTAGgaaaaattcagactttaaaaaataccaagaaaaattaacgaaaagaattaatttaaaacattattgaaGTTACACAAAAAGAACCAATTCGGACAACaaatattaggaaaaaaaaatatttattaaaacattagCAGTATATGATAAAAGTCAAAATCGCACTTTGAAACCCTTTATTACTtgattaaaattactaaaacagAAGgagaattttcttaaaattaaacaaagaaaaaataattaaactttacaGTAAGGTAATTCATTGAAGTATTTTCACAAAGAAACACAAAACCactaaaataaaccaaaatgactagagaaaacacagaaaaatcatcaaaaatgcaagaaaacctACATGCATGTATCATAACAAGCACAAATGTCCATTATTGGAGAAAATATTACCTCCAATTACAGAAACTCGGCAAATCTATGAAATTCAGCAAACAGAAATAGAACAGATaagcataaaaatattaaataaataaaaccctgaatagatttgaataaaaacaagaagttgtgtttttctttataaaagaaGAACGAAAGCAAactcaaaaggaaagaaaaatttgaaccggatatgattaaaaaataagtgacaaaaaaaaacataataaaagaagaaacagagCAGCATTGCAAAGATTGAACCTTTTAAGATGAAACAGAAGATAAGATAAACCCTtcaaaaataaaccaaaaatatagaaaaaatagcaaaaataaaaccaaaacccacTCAAACACTGGAGAAATGGGTTTTCTATACAAATGGAAAACTAGGcttcaaaaaaaatagcaataaagtGCTCAAGAACAAGTTCACGCCcacagaacaaaaaagaaacccaaaatATTTCACGAAACAGTGCAACATTGCGAAGAGTCAACCACAAGAccaccaggaaaaaaaataactcctCACTTGCTTTGTTAAGAATCCacttaaaacaaagaaaaatgagaa from the Populus nigra chromosome 1, ddPopNigr1.1, whole genome shotgun sequence genome contains:
- the LOC133668317 gene encoding protein argonaute 4-like, translating into MESADEQNGNGSQEALPPPPPDVPPNVVPVKAEPEPVKKKPLRVPIARRGLGSKGQKMPLLTNHFKVNVTNTEGYFFHYCVSLAYEDGRPVDGKGVGRKVIDRVHETYDTEFGKDFAYDGEKSLFTVGPLPRNKLEFTVVLEDVVSNRNNGNASPDGHGSPNEGDRKRLRRPYHSKTFKVEISFAAKIPMQAIANALRGQESENSQEAFRVLDIILRQHAAKQGCLLVRQSFFHNDPKNFVDLGGGVLGCRGFHSSFRTSQGGLSLNIDVSTTMIIQPGPVVDFLIANQNVRDPFSLDWAKAKRMLKNLRVKASPSNQEYKITGLSEKTCKEQMFQLKQKNGGDGGIEAVEITVYDYFVNHRKIDLRYSGDLPCINVGKPKRPTYIPLELCSLVSLQRYTKALSTLQRSSLVEKSRQKPQERMTVLSSALKSSKYDAEPMLRSCGISINPSFTQVEGRVLPAPKLKVGNGEDFFPRNGRWNFNNKKLVEPSRIEKWAVVNFSARCDIRNLVQNLTKCAEMKGIPIEDPFDVFEENPQSRRAPPVVRVEKMFEQIQSRLPGQPKFLLCLLPERKNSDIYGPWKRKNLAEYGIVTQCIAPQRVNDQYITNVLLKINAKLGGLNSMLAVEHAPSLPLVSKVPTLILGMDVSHGSPGQSDVPSIAAVVSSRQWPLISRYRACVRTQSPKLEMIDSLFKRVSETEDEGIIRELLLDFYVTSGKRKPDQIIIFRDGVSESQFNQVLNIELDQIIEACKFLDEKWSPTFVVIVAQKNHHTKFFQPGSPDNVPPGTIIDNKVCHPRNNDFYLCAHAGMIGTTRPTHYHVLLDEVGFSADDLQELVHSLSYVYQRSTTAISVVAPICYAHLAATQMGQFMKFEDTSETSSSHGGVTSAGAVPVPQLPRLQEKVCNSMFFC